A window of the Cicer arietinum cultivar CDC Frontier isolate Library 1 chromosome 6, Cicar.CDCFrontier_v2.0, whole genome shotgun sequence genome harbors these coding sequences:
- the LOC101513418 gene encoding probable plastid-lipid-associated protein 10, chloroplastic isoform X2: MELGLNLGLYLYPPSSPLCTTISKKHRLNNYNYNVSKKLSISMAMLSAPQAYDSELENKKHELLTSLQDTQRGLLTTPHQRSFIEEALVNVEGSNKGEPIDLDKLDGTWRLQYTSASDVLILFQAAATLPFFQVGQIFQKFECRGNTDGGVIRNVVQWSIPNLLEEQEGATLLVSAKFTLVSVRNIYLQFQEILQYLRSFKAQFPVRDPGRESVGGLYYLSYLDDNMLLGRAVGGGGVFVFTRAQSLY, from the exons ATGGAATTGGGTTTGAATTTAGGGTTGTATTTGTACCCTCCATCATCACCACTATGTACTACTATTAGCAAGAAGCATAGACTCaacaattacaattacaatgtTAGTAAGAAACTCTCCATTTCCATGGCCATGCTATCTGCTCCCCAG GCATATGATTCAGAGTTAGAGAACAAAAAACATGAACTTTTGACCTCTCTACAAGACACACAAAGAGGCCTCTTAACAACTCCTCATCAACGTTCTTTTATAGAAGAAGCTCTT GTGAATGTGGAAGGGAGCAACAAGGGTGAGCCAATTGATTTGGACAAGTTGGATGGAACATGGCGCCTGCAATATACTTCTGCTTCTGATGTTCTCATTCTCTTCCAAGCTGCTGCTACACTTCCTTTCTTTCAA GTTGGACAGATATTTCAGAAATTTGAATGCCGTGGTAACACCGATGGAGGCGTTATTCGTAATGTTGTTCAATGGAGTATTCCAAATTTGTTAGAG GAACAAGAAGGTGCTACTTTGCTTGTATCTGCCAAGTTTACTCTTGTATCTGTCCGTAATATCTACCTTCAGTTTCAAGAG ATCTTGCAATATCTTCGTTCTTTCAAGGCTCAATTCCCTGTGAGGGATCCAGGAAG GGAATCGGTCGGAGGACTATATTACCTGAGTTATTTGGATGATAATATGCTTTTGGGTCGTGCTGTTGGTGGAGGAGGAGTGTTTGTGTTTACACGAGCTCAATCGCTTTACTGA
- the LOC101513731 gene encoding uncharacterized protein: MERKISKEILIDIEKLPNHVIIEIFIRTKVSDWAQISCVNKHWASLFHTECFWQAALFHIYPFINPAQTWPKSIPQSSLAKRRFMALHISEHILAYDCDIQVDEIVGHGYLFLKEQLQLSIIPPHSGILHGTMIGLSSIPLH; this comes from the exons ATGGagaggaaaatttcaaaagagaTACTAATTGATATAGAGAAGCTTCCAAATCATGTGATAATAGAGATATTCATAAGAACAAAAGTAAGTGATTGGGCTCAAATATCATGTGTGAATAAGCATTGGGCTTCTCTTTTCCATACCGAATGCTTCTGGCAAGCAGCTCTTTTTCACATCTATCCATTCATCAATCCTGCTCAAACATGGCCCAAATCCATTCCTCAAAGTTCTTTAGCCAAGAG GAGATTCATGGCCTTACATATAAGTGAACATATATTGGCATATGATTGTGATATACAAGTAGACGAGATTGTTGGGCACGGTTATCTGTTTTTGAAAGAACAACTTCAACTTTCTATTATACCTCCTCATAGTGGAATACTTCACGGAACCATGATTG GTTTATCTTCGATACCCTTACACTAG
- the LOC101513418 gene encoding probable plastid-lipid-associated protein 10, chloroplastic isoform X1, with the protein MELGLNLGLYLYPPSSPLCTTISKKHRLNNYNYNVSKKLSISMAMLSAPQAYDSELENKKHELLTSLQDTQRGLLTTPHQRSFIEEALVNVEGSNKGEPIDLDKLDGTWRLQYTSASDVLILFQAAATLPFFQVGQIFQKFECRGNTDGGVIRNVVQWSIPNLLEEQEGATLLVSAKFTLVSVRNIYLQFQEITVQDINISEQVQALLAPAILPRSFINLQILQYLRSFKAQFPVRDPGRESVGGLYYLSYLDDNMLLGRAVGGGGVFVFTRAQSLY; encoded by the exons ATGGAATTGGGTTTGAATTTAGGGTTGTATTTGTACCCTCCATCATCACCACTATGTACTACTATTAGCAAGAAGCATAGACTCaacaattacaattacaatgtTAGTAAGAAACTCTCCATTTCCATGGCCATGCTATCTGCTCCCCAG GCATATGATTCAGAGTTAGAGAACAAAAAACATGAACTTTTGACCTCTCTACAAGACACACAAAGAGGCCTCTTAACAACTCCTCATCAACGTTCTTTTATAGAAGAAGCTCTT GTGAATGTGGAAGGGAGCAACAAGGGTGAGCCAATTGATTTGGACAAGTTGGATGGAACATGGCGCCTGCAATATACTTCTGCTTCTGATGTTCTCATTCTCTTCCAAGCTGCTGCTACACTTCCTTTCTTTCAA GTTGGACAGATATTTCAGAAATTTGAATGCCGTGGTAACACCGATGGAGGCGTTATTCGTAATGTTGTTCAATGGAGTATTCCAAATTTGTTAGAG GAACAAGAAGGTGCTACTTTGCTTGTATCTGCCAAGTTTACTCTTGTATCTGTCCGTAATATCTACCTTCAGTTTCAAGAG ATCACAGTTCAAGATATAAATATTAGTGAACAGGTGCAGGCTCTGTTAGCTCCAGCAATACTACCacgatcttttataaatttacag ATCTTGCAATATCTTCGTTCTTTCAAGGCTCAATTCCCTGTGAGGGATCCAGGAAG GGAATCGGTCGGAGGACTATATTACCTGAGTTATTTGGATGATAATATGCTTTTGGGTCGTGCTGTTGGTGGAGGAGGAGTGTTTGTGTTTACACGAGCTCAATCGCTTTACTGA